A window of the Tenebrio molitor chromosome 1, icTenMoli1.1, whole genome shotgun sequence genome harbors these coding sequences:
- the LOC138138376 gene encoding choline transporter-like protein 1 isoform X1 yields MYLVSKMGLPNGNTSNPIIVENIVTFRRNQVPLEIYSIPEISEKRKTTDVAFLITFALGVVILLSVMIYTLCYSDMQRFTHGYDDCGNVCGSMNSYVEEVECSGKDMSDKPFLLYEYNDRRCAESCNGSYSSEFHRCSDNSYYYNEDLNFLTTTLEDIQTDSVGLTILCLVGLGLSILSLILFRYFVKPFVWTMLTVSVLLLWAVTGFMWYLYSINAEWLISSIGFTIISFIFSICILVLGLNISIIIFFFEESIRIVFAMPFILIEPILTFISNFVVLTLFVCTFFLMSTSGRLQKLEFNRYDYVADSAMLFALGWSIIMMLWTLQFILACQQMVIAGAIATYYFARDKLTVVTPIYSSFYNLIRYHLGTVAFGSLTLTLLTILKLIIRGASRNNGWLRLIYYCLRPIENLLKYFTSMGYIETAIHGQPLCRSASRAINLIISNLLSAVALNSVGNFVFFMAKLVIVILTVGLGLLLKLSTVAVVFGGIVALLCVHCFFVVFEVAVDTIFLCYCEDQCINNGSSRPYQTTLDLYSQIKKAQALTIASTK; encoded by the exons TGTATTTAGTTTCGAAAATGGGTCTCCCAAACGGAAATACATCAAATCCAATTATTGTGGAAAAT ATTGTGACATTTCGACGGAATCAGGTGCCCCTTGAAATTTACAGTATTCCAGAAATTTCCGAGAAAAGGAAGACTACTGATGTCGCATTTCTCATTACGTTTGCACTAGGTGTCGTGATTTTA TTATCAGTTATGATATATACATTGTGTTATTCCGACATGCAAAGGTTTACACACGGATATGACGACTGTGGTAATGTTTGCGGATCAATGAATAGTTATGTCGAAGAAGTAGAATGTTCAGGGAAGGATATGTCAGACAAACC CTTTTTGTTGTATGAATATAATGATCGGCGTTGTGCTGAAAGTTGCAACGGATCTTA tTCCTCAGAATTTCATCGATGTTCTGACAACAGTTATTATTACAACGAAGacctaaattttttaaca ACCACGCTAGAGGATATTCAGACTGACTCAGTTGGTTTAACTATTTTATGCCTGGTTGGATTAG gcCTTTCAATTTTATCGTTAATACTATTTCGCTATTTTGTCAAACCTTTTGTTTGGACTATGTTGACCGTCAGTGTTCTACTTTTATGGGCTGTAACAGGTTTCATgtg GTACTTATACAGCATCAATGCAGAGTGGCTGATTTCTAGCATAGGTTTCACAATCATctcatttatattttcaatATGTATTTTGGTGTTGGGGTTAAACATTagcataataatatttttcttcgAAGAATCTATTAGAATTGTGTTCGCTATGCcctttattttaatagaaccCATACTG acgttcatttcaaattttgtggtATTGACATTATTTGTCTGCACATTTTTTTTGATGTCAACATCTGGAAGGCTTCAAAAGTTAGAATTCAACCGATACGATTACGTGGCCGATTCAGCTATGTTGTTCGCTTTGGGATGGAGTATCATCATGATGTTATGGACGCTACAGTTCATTCTGGCATGCCAACAAATGGTCATTGCAGGTGCTATAGCAACCTATTACTTTGCTAG AGATAAATTAACAGTGGTAACGCCAATTTATAGCAGTTTCTATAACTTAATTCGGTATCATCTTGGTACCGTTGCATTTGGTTCTCTAACCCTTACTTTGTTAACAATATTGAAACTAATAATTAGAGGGGCGTCAAGAAATAATGGTTGGCTGCGtctaatatactattgtttaagaccaattgaaaatttactgaaatattttacatCCATGGGGTACATCGAAACAG ccaTTCACGGACAACCCCTCTGTCGATCAGCTTCTCGTGCTATAAACTTAATAATATCAAATTTGCTAAGCGCGGTTGCCCTCAATTCTGTGGGcaatttcgtatttttcatgGCCAAGCTAGTAATAGTGATTTTGACTGTAGGTCTTGGGTTATTATTAAAA CTGTCAACAGTTGCTGTTGTTTTTGGAGGTATTGTTGCACTATTGTGCGTTCACTGTTTCTTTGTTGTATTTGAG GTCGCCGTTGATACTATTTTCCTATGCTACTGTGAAGATCAGTGTATCAACAACGGAAGTTCTAGACCCTATCAAACAACATTGGATCTTTacagtcaaattaaaaaagcacaagCGCTTACAATCGC atctaCAAAATAG
- the LOC138138376 gene encoding choline transporter-like protein 1 isoform X2, with protein MYLVSKMGLPNGNTSNPIIVENIVTFRRNQVPLEIYSIPEISEKRKTTDVAFLITFALGVVILLSVMIYTLCYSDMQRFTHGYDDCGNVCGSMNSYVEEVECSGKDMSDKPSSEFHRCSDNSYYYNEDLNFLTTTLEDIQTDSVGLTILCLVGLGLSILSLILFRYFVKPFVWTMLTVSVLLLWAVTGFMWYLYSINAEWLISSIGFTIISFIFSICILVLGLNISIIIFFFEESIRIVFAMPFILIEPILTFISNFVVLTLFVCTFFLMSTSGRLQKLEFNRYDYVADSAMLFALGWSIIMMLWTLQFILACQQMVIAGAIATYYFARDKLTVVTPIYSSFYNLIRYHLGTVAFGSLTLTLLTILKLIIRGASRNNGWLRLIYYCLRPIENLLKYFTSMGYIETAIHGQPLCRSASRAINLIISNLLSAVALNSVGNFVFFMAKLVIVILTVGLGLLLKLSTVAVVFGGIVALLCVHCFFVVFEVAVDTIFLCYCEDQCINNGSSRPYQTTLDLYSQIKKAQALTIASTK; from the exons TGTATTTAGTTTCGAAAATGGGTCTCCCAAACGGAAATACATCAAATCCAATTATTGTGGAAAAT ATTGTGACATTTCGACGGAATCAGGTGCCCCTTGAAATTTACAGTATTCCAGAAATTTCCGAGAAAAGGAAGACTACTGATGTCGCATTTCTCATTACGTTTGCACTAGGTGTCGTGATTTTA TTATCAGTTATGATATATACATTGTGTTATTCCGACATGCAAAGGTTTACACACGGATATGACGACTGTGGTAATGTTTGCGGATCAATGAATAGTTATGTCGAAGAAGTAGAATGTTCAGGGAAGGATATGTCAGACAAACC tTCCTCAGAATTTCATCGATGTTCTGACAACAGTTATTATTACAACGAAGacctaaattttttaaca ACCACGCTAGAGGATATTCAGACTGACTCAGTTGGTTTAACTATTTTATGCCTGGTTGGATTAG gcCTTTCAATTTTATCGTTAATACTATTTCGCTATTTTGTCAAACCTTTTGTTTGGACTATGTTGACCGTCAGTGTTCTACTTTTATGGGCTGTAACAGGTTTCATgtg GTACTTATACAGCATCAATGCAGAGTGGCTGATTTCTAGCATAGGTTTCACAATCATctcatttatattttcaatATGTATTTTGGTGTTGGGGTTAAACATTagcataataatatttttcttcgAAGAATCTATTAGAATTGTGTTCGCTATGCcctttattttaatagaaccCATACTG acgttcatttcaaattttgtggtATTGACATTATTTGTCTGCACATTTTTTTTGATGTCAACATCTGGAAGGCTTCAAAAGTTAGAATTCAACCGATACGATTACGTGGCCGATTCAGCTATGTTGTTCGCTTTGGGATGGAGTATCATCATGATGTTATGGACGCTACAGTTCATTCTGGCATGCCAACAAATGGTCATTGCAGGTGCTATAGCAACCTATTACTTTGCTAG AGATAAATTAACAGTGGTAACGCCAATTTATAGCAGTTTCTATAACTTAATTCGGTATCATCTTGGTACCGTTGCATTTGGTTCTCTAACCCTTACTTTGTTAACAATATTGAAACTAATAATTAGAGGGGCGTCAAGAAATAATGGTTGGCTGCGtctaatatactattgtttaagaccaattgaaaatttactgaaatattttacatCCATGGGGTACATCGAAACAG ccaTTCACGGACAACCCCTCTGTCGATCAGCTTCTCGTGCTATAAACTTAATAATATCAAATTTGCTAAGCGCGGTTGCCCTCAATTCTGTGGGcaatttcgtatttttcatgGCCAAGCTAGTAATAGTGATTTTGACTGTAGGTCTTGGGTTATTATTAAAA CTGTCAACAGTTGCTGTTGTTTTTGGAGGTATTGTTGCACTATTGTGCGTTCACTGTTTCTTTGTTGTATTTGAG GTCGCCGTTGATACTATTTTCCTATGCTACTGTGAAGATCAGTGTATCAACAACGGAAGTTCTAGACCCTATCAAACAACATTGGATCTTTacagtcaaattaaaaaagcacaagCGCTTACAATCGC atctaCAAAATAG
- the Snrk gene encoding SNF-related serine/threonine-protein kinase, with protein sequence MYRSHRIGTGPLDSNALSALRTGPYEGKIAGLYDLEETLGRGHFAVVKLARHVFTGEKVAVKVIDKSKLDEVSKAHLFQEVRCMKLVQHPNVVRLYEVIDTATKLYLILELGDGGDLYDYIMRHDTGLSEQLAKEYFRQIVRAISYCHQLHVVHRDLKPENVVFFEKLGVVKLTDFGFSNKFCPGQKLETSCGSLAYSAPEILLGDSYDAPAVDIWSLGVILYMLVCGQAPFQEANDSETLTMIMDCKYSVPPHVSKDCQDLIARMLVRNPEKRATLTEIASHKWLIVGKQDNPPLDTLPLVSREQLTEEDHNLIVTKIVNGNIATKEEIQECLDKNEYNHITATYYLLAERKLRSKRQDQVNKNKRPEHLAVPHNSPAPKRDNNGTGPTPCLLTVPRTPGDVPQRSRKCSIVQEDEEEEDISSCSGREELAPPLNRRGSRSEGRLNLALQERLAESERRKPSTDKIEKIDGAPKVLPLRQVKDNKTASEEKFVPQTQNLKWRMGKSASVVESPVQAKIIKNMVPKTDVTTTTIITDSSTISIPIITTNSPLSCQAMPKYKTMPSPTRTSSIAGGGSPLQLNEIFEEGDGQETPRPTSRQFVSRNQNRTSYEQRRSKFHKARTASCSSSDASDDDSEKRKKRAHKLNNTSAKPFQGRRDSHDDSSDSQEPGTGAGTGGNNNRITTTVAVQNNTSNTQHSHKNGSTTNNSNTGGRKNAGHNNIMLGRRHKASRRRSGETRLRESQSLNRITEVQEDGAHALVIATSVVGTQGVVNPKAKGIGARILQGFNMTMKKSQDDKADKVTHISRKDTVKSADFDGIEVEKGKPRDEVESCNKIVSDRSGLKKMRLLGKYFQVHKKLCIPLPGLFSRNRLYKAQSCSSLARDKISINSETMLRCRQRAVSVIRNSDGDINQNDKPQRKSSTVVQLNNVCNELTGICAVHLGQASKCCSFC encoded by the exons ATGTACCGGAGTCACCGTATAGGCACCGGACCTTTAGACTCCAACGCATTGTCCGCTTTGAGGACCGGGCCTTATGAAGGCAAGATCGCCGGACTTTATGACTTGGAAGAAACTCTCGGAAGAGGTCACTTCGCGGTCGTCAAATTAGCCAGACATGTTTTCACCGGAGAAAAAGTAGCTGTCAAAGTGATCGACAAAAGTAAACTTGACGAAGTGTCAAAGGCACATCTGTTCCAAGAG GTGCGTTGCATGAAGTTAGTACAACATCCTAACGTCGTTCGTTTGTACGAAGTGATCGACACGGCGaccaaattatatttaatattagAGCTGGGAGATGGTGGTGACCTGTACGACTATATTATGAGACATGACACAGGCCTATCGGAACAGTTGGCAAAAGAATACTTTAGACAGATAGTCAGAGCGATATCCTACTGCCACCAGTTACACGTCGTTCACAGAGACCTTAAACCTGAGAATGTGGTTTTCTTTGAGAAACTTGGAGTAGTTAAATTAACGGATTTTGGATTTAGTAACAAATTTTGCCCAGGGCAAAAATTGGAAACGTCCTGTGGCAGCTTGGCGTATTCAGCACCGGAAATTTTATTGGGCGACTCATACGATGCTCCTGCTGTAG ATATTTGGTCGTTGGGGGTTATTTTGTACATGTTGGTGTGCGGACAAGCACCGTTTCAGGAAGCAAATGACTCTGAGACCCTCACAATGATTATGGACTGCAAGTATAGTGTTCCTCCTCACGTTTCAAAAGACTGCCAGGA TTTAATCGCTCGAATGTTAGTACGAAATCCAGAGAAAAGGGCCACACTTACTGAAATAGCCAGTCATAAGTGGTTAATTGTCGGTAAACAAGACAACCCTCCGCTTGATACGCTCCCATTGGTTTCCAGAGAACAGTTGACCGAAGAAGACCACAATTTGATTGTAACAAAGATCGTGAATGGAAACATTGCTACCAAAGAAGAAATCCAAGA ATGTTTAGATAAAAACGAATACAATCACATTACTGCTACGTATTATCTGCTAGCAGAGAGAAAATTAAGATCGAAAAGGCAAGATCAAGTTAACAAGAATAAGAGGCCTGAACACTTGGCAGTGCCACATAATTCACCAGCACCCAAGAGGGATAATAATGGTACTGGACCTACACCCTGTCTTTTAACCGTACCGAGGACTCCTGGAGATGTACCACAG AGATCTCGGAAATGCAGCATAGTACAGGAGGACGAAGAAGAAGAGGACATTTCGAGTTGTTCAGGTCGAGAAGAACTTGCTCCACCTTTGAATCGAAGAGGTTCGCGGTCAGAAGGACGGTTAAATTTAGCTCTTCAAGAAAGATTAGCCGAGTCCGAGAGACGGAAGCCTTCAACAGACAAGATCGAGAAAATAGATGGCGCACCTAAGGTTCTACCTTTGAGACAAGTCAAAGATAATAAAACAGCTTCTGAGGAAAAATTTGTTCCGCAAACCCAAAATCTAAAATGGCGAATGGGGAAGAGCGCCAGTGTAGTCGAATCTCCGGTTCAGGCGAAAATAATCAAGAATATGGTACCCAAAACTGATGTGACAACTACCACGATAATTACAGATTCGTCTACTATTTCGATACCGATAATAACGACTAATTCTCCGTTATCATGTCAAGCAATGCCGAAATACAAAACAATGCCTTCGCCTACGCGGACGTCAAGCATAGCGGGAGGTGGATCACCTCTGCAGTTGAACGAAATATTCGAGGAGGGCGACGGGCAAGAAACGCCGAGACCTACGTCAAGACAGTTTGTGAGTAGAAATCAAAATAGAACGTCGTACGAACAGAGGAGATCCAAGTTTCATAAAGCGCGCACTGCTTCGTGCAGTTCCTCCGATGCGAGTGATGACGACAGCGAAAAGAGGAAGAAGAGAGCTCACAAACTGAATAACACGTCTGCGAAGCCGTTTCAGGGGCGAAGGGATAGTCACGACGACAGTAGTGATTCTCAGGAACCGGGGACCGGAGCTGGAACAGGTGGAAACAACAATCGAATAACCACTACCGTGGCAGTACAAAATAATACAAGCAATACTCAGCATTCGCATAAAAATGGAAGTACAACGAACAACAGTAATACGGGTGGAAGAAAAAACGCAGGTCACAATAATATTATGCTGGGAAGAAGACACAAAGCCAGCAGAAGGAGGAGCGGAGAAACGAGACTCAGAGAAAGCCAGTCGCTGAACAGAATAACAGAAGTTCAGGAAGATGGCGCCCACGCCCTGGTTATCGCCACTAGCGTCGTCGGAACGCAGGGTGTCGTGAATCCGAAGGCCAAGGGTATCGGTGCCAGAATACTCCAAGGTTTCAACATGACAATGAAAAAATCCCAAGACGATAAGGCGGATAAGGTAACACACATATCACGAAAAGACACGGTCAAGAGCGCCGATTTCGACGGGATAGAAGTTGAAAAGGGCAAACCCAGAGATGAAGTCGAGAGCTGCAACAAAATTGTAAGCGACAGATCTGGATTGAAGAAAATGAGATTGTTGgggaaatattttcaagtCCACAAAAAGTTGTGTATACCTTTGCCAGGGCTGTTCAGTAGGAATAGATTATATAAGGCGCAGTCGTGTAGCTCGTTGGCGCGTGATAAAATCAGCATAAATTCAGAAACTATGTTGCGATGTCGTCAGAGAGCGGTCAGTGTTATACGGAATAGTGATGGTGATATTAATCAAAACGACAAACCTCAGAGAAAATCGTCCACGGTTGTACAGTTGAATAATGTGTGTAACGAACTAACCGGAATTTGTGCTGTTCATCTTGGACAAGCCTCGAAATGTTGCAGTTTTTGTTGA